The window TGATTTCTGGAGGCCTCTTCCTGAGCTTCTCAACTCTTTTCTCCAGCTTTTCAAGGATCTTCCTCCTGACCTCCTCTTCCAGCGCCCTCCTCATCACGGGGCTAGGTTTGGATCCCCTAGCTTATCCATGGGCTCCTTGAGCCTGCGGGGATCCTAGTGGCCACCACGTAATCTACAATCTCCCTCCCGTTTACGAGATCTGATGGTTTACTTACTTAAGGTTTACCATGCTGTTAGATGCTAGAATAGATGATAGCCGAAGTCAGCGGGTCATATCGCGATCATAAATACGTCAAAATCTGATTTCGATGAAATAAATAGAATGGGAGAGAGGGCATCATCGGGCTAAGCGCGCGGAAGGAACCGGCCAGATCGATTGGTGTAGATGCAGTTAGCTTGCTGACTCGTACACTATCTTTGAGAGCCTCTTAGCTAGGGCGACTATCGTCAGGACTGGCGGTTCTCCAGGTGCTCTCGGGAGGGCGCTCGCGTCTCCCACGTATAATCCACTTATCTCGGTCTCGTGCTCCCTGTTTATCACCTTGCCCATTGCGGCCGTGCCACCCACGTGCGCCCCTCTCACGCCAGTAGTGTATATCGAGGAGCTCTCAACTCCCACCTCCAGCAGGATCTCCTTGGATATCCTCACTCCCTCATCCAGCTTCTCCCTGTCATTAGGGGTCACGGGCTTCACGACCCCCTCCTCCCTGACAATGCCCGAGGCATCATCCCCAATCTTAGTTATCATTCCCAAGATGCTGCCTCTCCTGAAGGCCATGAGCTTCTTCCTGAGGGGCAGGTACAGGAGCATGTGGATTTGAGTATCAAGGATGGGGGAAAGAATGTACCCCTCTCGCCTGATCACTGTGGCCATACCCATCTCCTCCCCCCACCTAGCTCCCCTCACCGTCCCATAGGTGTTCACGAACAGGTCAGCGAACAACCCATCTCCGGCCTCTATACCTGATCTAAGGAGTATCTTGGGGGTTTCCAATCCCCCCGCTGCGAGCACCACCAGATCAGCACCCTCCTCACGCAGTCCAGATCGATCCCTCACGACAACCCCTCTCACCTCTCCGTTCC of the Thermoproteota archaeon genome contains:
- a CDS encoding GMC family oxidoreductase N-terminal domain-containing protein, with product EGEFSEAELELGITPMPREMMGDRTLILEEAASRLGYEVEPMPKFVDFGRCEGCGMCVTGCAYGAKWTAQNYLAEARKLGARILMESEVREVLIRNGEVRGVVVRDRSGLREEGADLVVLAAGGLETPKILLRSGIEAGDGLFADLFVNTYGTVRGARWGEEMGMATVIRREGYILSPILDTQIHMLLYLPLRKKLMAFRRGSILGMITKIGDDASGIVREEGVVKPVTPNDREKLDEGVRISKEILLEVGVESSSIYTTGVRGAHVGGTAAMGKVINREHETEISGLYVGDASALPRAPGEPPVLTIVALAKRLSKIVYESAS